Proteins encoded within one genomic window of Manduca sexta isolate Smith_Timp_Sample1 chromosome 18, JHU_Msex_v1.0, whole genome shotgun sequence:
- the LOC115441664 gene encoding barH-like 1 homeobox protein, with protein sequence MSSTVETECAMDVEENEQKIVKIDAKLPFSIENLLADKINHAEKPINSEVQPSTSVNSNYFKDFNASELGNSDDEISNGSSENVDVESSTAGDAPEFGDMKTNDYHSGICSSRGKRARTAFSAQQIKSLEAEFEKNRYLSVAARGRLARQLRLTETQIKIWFQNRRTKWKRKYTNDIELLAQQYYSSLGIVAPRPMFVGDRLWVFNYPNRLPPTQQQQWIKSVTQNHILERNAFRSMPKPDVPPFLIPTPTFPTDRFLPSSVKVPPQNRLVTREVYNNMATAQRSIDTYKNNILSHSTPPQESNVDHLRRLEENFSI encoded by the exons ATGAGTTCCACGGTAGAAACTGAATGTGCGATGGACGTGGAAGAGAACGAACAGAAGATAGTTAAGATCGATGCCAAATTACCGTTTTCTATCGAAAATTTGCTTGCAGACAAAATAAATCATGCGGAAAAACCTATTAACAGTGAAGTGCAACCATCTACGAGTGtgaatagtaattattttaaagatttcaaCGCTAGTGAGTTAGGTAATTCGGACGATGAGATCAGTAACGGCAGTTCGGAAAATGTTGATGTCGAGAGTTCGACAGCGGGCGACGCACCAGAATTTGGGGATATGAAGACGAATGATTATCATTcag GAATATGTTCGTCTCGAGGCAAGCGCGCCCGTACTGCATTCAGCGCCCAGCAGATCAAAAGTTTAGAGGCTGAGTTCGAGAAGAATAGATACTTATCTGTGGCCGCCAGAGGGAGGTTGGCGAGGCAGTTGAGGCTCACGGAGACACAG ATTAAAATATGGTTCCAAAACCGACGAACTAAATGGAAACGTAAATACACGAACGACATAGAGCTCTTAGCGCAGCAATACTACAGTAGTCTGGGCATTGTCGCCCCTCGGCCAATGTTCGTGGGCGACCGACTGTGGGTCTTCAACTATCCCAACAGACTACCAccaacacaacaacaacaatgGATTAAATCCGTCACACAAAATCACATTTTAGAGAGAAATGCCTTCAGAAGTATGCCAAAGCCAGACGTGCCGCCATTTTTAATTCCCACGCCGACGTTTCCTACTGATCGGTTTTTACCGAGTAGCGTCAAAGTCCCTCCACAAAATCGGCTGGTGACCCGTGAAGTTTACAACAACATGGCGACGGCCCAACGAAGTATTgatacgtataaaaataatattttaagccaCAGCACGCCACCACAAGAGTCAAATGTTGATCATTTGAGAAGACTGGAAGagaattttagtatttaa
- the LOC119189698 gene encoding uncharacterized protein LOC119189698, giving the protein MADDKKIMSGAQFRKRKLEKQLSLAKQADSFKKYLRPNLQEPQPSGSNTNDDMKEDITNPTTGSCTTEGPALFSAKENTPQQREITKQPQPCKSTNDDMGEDTNNPPTESCLILNFSDPATWDVSTDHLRQILVKHGPDQVKNIEFPLDNQRRKFSTVYYKRKLVNGERVPRSWLQYSASKDSVFCFCCKLFSTDEKSALCNKGANDWKNISYILSNHEKSSSHLANYQQWKELELRLRTNKTIDEENLRLIRDEEKYWQQVLERLIALVRVLGSQNLPFRGTHDELFTPGNGIFLKMVEYLALFDPIMNEHLRKASNKDIHVHYLGKNIQNELISVLAKAVQEKILAYINSAKYYSIILDCTPDVSHVEQMTIIVRIVKLITDERKCEIKEYFLGFVPLADTTGAGLTEKILDQLNEMSLSLENLRGQGYDNGSNMKGKHSGVQKRILDINPRAFFVPCSSHTLNLVVNDAAKCCLAATYFFNLVEKIYVYFSASTHRWEVLLRHVPSLTLKPLSDTRWESRIDALRPLRYQLADVHDALVDIYEDHTLIGASGNQTRIEAQSIAKKLRILSLLLHLSCGIIFCSKLI; this is encoded by the coding sequence ATGGcagatgacaaaaaaataatgtctgGAGCACAATTTCGTAAGAGAAAATTAGAGAAACAATTATCGTTAGCAAAGCAAGCAGACTCGTTCAAGAAGTATCTTCGTCCAAATCTTCAAGAACCGCAACCATCAGGCAGCAATACAAATGATGATATGAAAGAAGACATAACCAATCCCACCACAGGAAGCTGTACTACAGAAGGTCCCGCTTTATTTTCAGCAAAAGAAAATACTCCACAACAGCGTGAAATAACCAAACAACCACAACCATGCAAAAGTACAAATGATGATATGGGAGAAGACACTAATAATCCTCCCACAGAAAGTTGTCTCATTTTAAACTTCAGTGACCCTGCAACATGGGATGTCTCTACTGATCATCTGCGGCAAATCCTCGTCAAACACGGGCCAGATCAAGTGAAAAATATCGAGTTCCCATTAGATAACCAGCGAAGAAAGTTTTCTACAGTGTATTATAAGAGAAAACTAGTCAATGGTGAACGTGTGCCTCGTTCATGGCTGCAATATTCAGCTTCAAAGGATTCTGTGTTCTGTTTCTGTTGTAAGCTATTTTCTACAGATGAAAAATCCGCTCTATGCAACAAAGGTGCGAATGACTGGaagaatatttcatatatattatcaaatcaCGAGAAAAGTAGTAGCCATTTAGCAAACTACCAACAGTGGAAAGAGTTAGAGCTTCGGTTGAGGACTAATAAAACAATCGATGAGGAAAATTTACGTTTGATAAGGGACGAGGAAAAATACTGGCAACAGGTTCTCGAAAGGTTGATTGCTTTAGTGAGAGTTCTAGGAAGCCAAAACTTACCTTTTCGTGGAACGCATGATGAACTATTTACTCCTGGCAAtggaatttttttgaaaatggttgAATATCTAGCTTTATTTGATCCTATAATGAATGAACATCTTAGAAAAGCGAGTAACAAAGATATTCATGTTCATTACCTcggaaaaaatatccaaaatgaACTGATCAGTGTTTTGGCTAAAGCTGTCCAGGAGAAAATACTGGCGTATATTAACTCagctaaatattattcaataattctAGATTGTACACCTGACGTTAGTCATGTTGAACAAATGACCATCATCGTTCGAATTGTCAAATTGATTACTGATGAACGTAAATGTGaaatcaaagaatattttttaggatTTGTCCCTCTTGCAGACACCACCGGTGCTGGCTTAACTGAAAAAATTCTTGATCAGTTAAATGAGATGTCTCTCTCATTAGAAAATTTACGTGGGCAAGGGTATGACAACGGAAGTAACATGAAAGGTAAGCACAGTGGTGTTCAAAAAaggattttagatataaatccACGTGCTTTTTTTGTACCCTGCAGTTCACACACGCTAAATCTTGTTGTGAATGATGCTGCAAAATGTTGTCTGGCAGCGACATACTTTTTCAACTTGgtcgaaaaaatatatgtatatttctcTGCCTCAACCCATCGTTGGGAAGTCCTATTGCGTCATGTGCCTAGTTTGACACTGAAACCATTGAGCGATACAAGATGGGAAAGTAGGATTGATGCATTGCGTCCATTACGTTACCAATTAGCTGATGTGCATGATGCACTTGTGGACATTTATGAAGATCATACTCTGATTGGTGCATCTGGAAATCAAACTCGAATTGAGGCTCAGTCTATTGCTAAAAAATTGCGGATTTTAAGTTTGTTGCTTCACTTGTCGtgtggtataatattttgttcgaaattaatTTGA